The following are encoded in a window of Wolbachia endosymbiont (group B) of Hofmannophila pseudospretella genomic DNA:
- a CDS encoding ankyrin repeat domain-containing protein, producing MLSQKQLNAQLIDAAEEGELGFVQQAIQDGAMINTIDDDYGRTALIWASRNGQLEIVQYLIEEGANINAESPGNITALIHAANHGHLEVVQLLIANGANLNVKRKGQFSALTYAIVNGHTEIAKLLTRYHLIANLDMSIPRLPHPTQIPELSSYWYDCKDELNKMKEEDSELYNFLVSKRINEQVRIWTESETIQNISQDRLNIEYSICAKDLTGKIELVIFFLNNREIINSLSRYYKVRIQTIDQVKRLFDRFTREHVELEVEIVPAQLNFNTQELQPPKLKTLSFAQMINNHAGLFSAAENGQLETVRYLIEKQKEDINSTDHYGRTALMWAAGSGYLEVVKYLIETAKANVNVKDGYENTALNYATRNRHLDVKEYLKSHIQKELRKKYVCIGVSGTIGYVAGMTISCSAGAAIAICAASATISLALGAIFGYTIVEVKKEKANTGIVSALKDVFTIQALSRIPYRE from the coding sequence ATGCTATCACAAAAACAGCTAAATGCGCAGCTAATTGATGCTGCTGAAGAAGGTGAGCTAGGTTTTGTTCAGCAAGCCATACAGGATGGAGCAATGATTAATACAATAGATGATGATTATGGGAGAACTGCTTTAATATGGGCTTCCAGAAATGGTCAATTAGAGATAGTACAATACTTGATAGAAGAGGGAGCAAATATTAATGCAGAATCTCCGGGAAACATAACTGCTCTAATTCATGCTGCTAACCATGGTCATCTTGAGGTAGTACAACTTCTAATAGCAAATGGAGCTAATTTAAATGTGAAACGTAAAGGTCAATTCTCTGCCCTAACATATGCTATTGTAAATGGCCATACGGAGATAGCAAAGCTTCTAACTAGATATCATTTAATAGCTAATCTTGATATGTCAATACCTCGCTTGCCTCATCCTACTCAGATACCAGAATTATCATCTTATTGGTATGACTGTAAGGATGAGCTCAATAAAATGAAGGAAGAAGATAGTGAATTATATAATTTTCTTGTAAGTAAGAGAATTAATGAACAGGTAAGAATTTGGACAGAGAGTGAGACAATACAAAATATTTCACAAGATAGATTAAATATAGAATACTCAATCTGTGCTAAAGATTTAACAGGTAAAATAGAATTAGTGATATTTTTTCTTAACAACAGGGAAATAATCAATTCTTTATCGCGGTATTATAAGGTAAGAATTCAAACAATTGATCAGGTAAAAAGGCTATTTGATCGTTTCACAAGAGAACATGTAGAGCTTGAAGTAGAAATTGTTCCAGCACAATTAAACTTTAATACTCAAGAGTTACAACCCCCTAAACTAAAAACATTATCATTTGCACAAATGATTAACAATCATGCAGGATTATTTTCAGCTGCCGAAAATGGTCAATTAGAAACAGTAAGATACCTGATAGAAAAACAGAAAGAAGATATTAATTCAACAGATCACTATGGAAGAACTGCTCTAATGTGGGCTGCTGGAAGTGGCTATTTAGAGGTAGTAAAGTACCTGATAGAAACAGCAAAAGCAAATGTTAATGTGAAAGATGGCTATGAAAACACTGCTCTGAATTATGCTACTAGAAACAGGCATTTAGATGTAAAAGAATATCTGAAAAGTCATATACAAAAAGAGCTACGGAAGAAATACGTCTGCATTGGTGTGAGTGGTACAATAGGTTATGTTGCAGGTATGACAATATCATGTTCTGCGGGAGCAGCGATTGCAATTTGTGCAGCATCAGCTACCATTAGTCTAGCGTTAGGTGCAATTTTTGGTTATACAATTGTAGAAGTAAAAAAAGAGAAAGCAAACACAGGTATAGTTTCTGCACTTAAAGATGTTTTCACTATTCAAGCTCTAAGTAGAATACCTTATAGAGAGTGA
- the fumC gene encoding class II fumarate hydratase has protein sequence MDKKIRIESDSLGEVKVLSESYWGAQTQRSLENFKIGTEKMPEPLIKALAIVKLAAARVNMKQGSIDNRVGDAICTAAQEVIDGKFNNQFPLVVWQTGSGTQTNMNVNEVISNRAIEILGGDLGSKSPVHPNDHVNCGQSSNDTFPTAMHIAVAEQIDRLLIPNLEELYKALNNKVHEFKDIIKVGRTHLQDATPLTLGQEFSGYAVQIKKGIERVKSTLSNVYELAQGGTAVGTGINTKKDFAEDFAKEVAKITNFPFISAKNKFEALAANDALVELSGALNTVAVSLMKIANDIRLLGSGPRCGIGEIMLPENEPGSSIMPGKVNPTQCEAVTMVCAQVMGNHVAVTIGGSNGHFELNVFKPVIIYNVLQSIRLLADASLNFAEKCVVDIKANEERIKDLLNQSLMLVTILNTHIGYDNAAKIAKLAYKENITLKEAAAKLQLLTEEEFERIVKPEEMVG, from the coding sequence ATGGATAAAAAAATTAGGATAGAATCAGATAGCTTAGGAGAAGTAAAAGTACTAAGTGAAAGTTACTGGGGAGCTCAGACTCAGCGTTCTTTGGAAAATTTCAAAATTGGTACAGAGAAAATGCCAGAGCCCCTGATTAAAGCGCTAGCAATAGTAAAACTTGCAGCAGCACGTGTTAACATGAAACAGGGTAGCATAGATAATAGAGTAGGGGATGCAATCTGCACAGCGGCACAGGAGGTAATAGACGGTAAATTTAATAATCAATTTCCGCTTGTTGTTTGGCAAACCGGTTCTGGAACGCAGACCAATATGAATGTGAATGAAGTGATCAGCAATCGTGCAATAGAAATTTTGGGCGGTGATTTAGGTAGTAAGTCTCCAGTGCATCCAAATGATCATGTAAACTGTGGTCAGTCATCAAATGACACTTTTCCAACAGCAATGCATATAGCAGTAGCAGAACAAATAGACCGCTTGCTTATTCCCAATCTTGAAGAATTATATAAAGCGCTAAATAATAAGGTTCATGAATTTAAAGATATAATAAAAGTAGGGCGTACTCATCTGCAAGATGCAACTCCTCTAACACTTGGGCAGGAATTTTCTGGCTATGCAGTTCAGATTAAAAAGGGAATAGAGAGAGTAAAGTCAACTCTAAGCAATGTATATGAACTTGCACAAGGTGGCACCGCGGTTGGCACGGGAATCAATACTAAAAAGGATTTTGCTGAAGATTTTGCTAAAGAAGTGGCAAAAATCACTAATTTTCCATTTATTTCAGCAAAAAATAAGTTTGAAGCACTAGCAGCAAATGATGCTTTAGTTGAGCTCAGTGGAGCACTCAATACAGTAGCAGTAAGCTTGATGAAAATTGCAAATGATATAAGGCTACTTGGTTCTGGTCCAAGATGCGGAATTGGAGAAATAATGTTACCAGAAAATGAGCCTGGCTCTTCAATCATGCCGGGTAAGGTGAATCCAACTCAATGCGAAGCAGTGACTATGGTATGTGCTCAAGTTATGGGAAATCATGTTGCCGTGACAATTGGTGGCTCAAATGGTCACTTTGAATTGAACGTGTTTAAGCCGGTGATAATTTACAATGTTTTGCAGTCTATAAGACTTTTAGCTGATGCAAGTTTAAATTTTGCAGAGAAATGTGTAGTTGATATTAAAGCAAACGAAGAAAGAATAAAGGATTTACTAAATCAGTCGTTAATGCTAGTTACTATATTAAATACGCATATAGGATATGACAATGCAGCAAAAATAGCGAAGCTTGCTTATAAAGAAAATATCACTCTAAAAGAAGCAGCAGCAAAACTTCAACTGCTCACTGAGGAGGAGTTTGAAAGGATAGTGAAACCAGAGGAGATGGTAGGTTAA
- a CDS encoding IS5 family transposase (programmed frameshift) has translation MRSLYPSDISREKFEIIVADLESCRKRTKPRTLDLYHVFCGVLYVLKSGCQWRMLPKEFPKWRNCYDYFKKWSEKADANKESVLELVLKKIVGVVRQNNGRKEKTSFCIIDAQSVKNADTAEEKGYDAGKKVSGIKRHIAVDTQGLPHAIYITTAEITDRSSAVRMVKNAKENLSEVKNILVDAGYTGENFATQIKATIGATVEVIKRNELHTFVVLPKRWVVERSFAWLQKCRRLWKNCERKLNTSLQMVVLAFAALLLKRL, from the exons ATGCGAAGTTTATATCCAAGTGATATAAGTCGAGAAAAGTTTGAGATTATTGTAGCAGATCTGGAGTCTTGCAGGAAGAGGACAAAGCCAAGAACACTTGATTTATATCATGTATTTTGTGGAGTGTTATACGTCTTAAAAAGTGGCTGCCAGTGGAGAATGTTACCAAAAGAGTTTCCAAAATGGCGGAATTGTTACGACTATTTTAAGAAGTGGAGTGAAAAAGCAGATGCAAATAAAGAAAGTGTTCTGGAGCTGGTATTA AAAAAAATAGTTGGCGTGGTCCGACAAAACAATGGTCGGAAAGAAAAAACCAGCTTCTGCATAATTGATGCACAAAGCGTAAAAAATGCAGATACTGCTGAAGAAAAAGGCTATGATGCAGGCAAAAAGGTTTCAGGAATAAAACGCCATATTGCGGTAGATACACAAGGTTTACCCCACGCAATTTATATAACAACGGCAGAAATAACTGATCGTAGTAGCGCTGTGAGAATGGTTAAAAATGCTAAAGAAAACCTATCTGAAGTTAAAAATATACTAGTTGATGCTGGCTACACAGGAGAAAATTTTGCAACACAAATAAAAGCAACTATTGGCGCTACCGTTGAAGTAATAAAGCGAAACGAATTACACACCTTTGTCGTATTGCCGAAAAGATGGGTTGTTGAGAGATCTTTTGCTTGGTTGCAAAAATGTAGGCGATTGTGGAAAAATTGCGAGCGGAAACTCAACACTAGCCTGCAAATGGTCGTTCTTGCTTTCGCTGCTTTGCTTCTGAAAAGATTATGA
- a CDS encoding RDD family protein codes for MTEIASVERRFCAYLIDMAILLIPALLIVLSLGDFPLILHLSYMCINCGYFTYFISSTAQATPGQQLMNIYTITLDSSKIGLSLAFDRTISQFFLPMLNNSIITFIKLFQTSVNALSTLEVIIVMLTFSWYLVACFSQKKQTFHDVLFGTVVVRKMN; via the coding sequence ATGACAGAGATCGCTAGTGTAGAAAGGCGCTTTTGCGCATATTTAATAGATATGGCAATTTTATTAATACCAGCCTTACTAATTGTGTTGTCATTAGGGGATTTTCCATTAATTTTACACCTGTCATACATGTGTATAAATTGTGGTTACTTTACATATTTTATATCTTCAACAGCTCAAGCAACTCCTGGTCAACAATTAATGAATATATATACTATCACTTTAGATAGTTCTAAAATAGGTTTGAGCTTAGCATTTGATCGCACTATCTCTCAGTTTTTCCTTCCTATGCTAAATAATTCAATTATCACCTTTATCAAACTTTTTCAAACATCAGTAAATGCTTTAAGTACACTAGAAGTGATTATAGTGATGCTTACCTTCAGTTGGTATTTAGTTGCTTGCTTTTCTCAGAAGAAACAGACATTTCATGATGTGCTATTTGGTACGGTTGTTGTGAGAAAAATGAATTGA
- the bfr gene encoding bacterioferritin produces MNKEIVEHLNKLLTHELTSVRQYLLHSAILKDKKINRFAEKMRNELNEELGHANRLAERILLLEGVPNFQDTNQISKYDGKFTKDTIQKILEDNLKLEEEGIKGIREAIFVAEKEKDVISVMLLEELLQNEEEHLHWIKGQINLIELMGIENYLRTQI; encoded by the coding sequence ATGAATAAAGAAATAGTAGAACATTTGAATAAATTGCTGACTCATGAATTAACTTCCGTACGTCAGTATCTTTTGCATTCTGCGATTCTCAAAGATAAAAAGATCAATAGGTTTGCAGAAAAGATGAGAAACGAGCTTAATGAAGAGCTTGGACATGCAAATAGGTTAGCAGAAAGAATTTTACTGCTTGAGGGTGTACCAAATTTTCAAGATACAAATCAAATCTCAAAGTATGACGGAAAGTTCACAAAAGATACAATACAGAAAATCTTAGAAGATAATTTAAAGTTAGAAGAAGAAGGCATAAAGGGCATCAGAGAGGCAATTTTTGTTGCTGAAAAAGAAAAGGATGTGATTAGTGTAATGTTATTAGAAGAACTACTGCAAAACGAGGAAGAGCACTTACATTGGATTAAAGGACAAATTAATCTCATTGAGCTTATGGGTATTGAAAATTACTTAAGAACACAAATATAG
- a CDS encoding SURF1 family protein, whose translation MLRKTVFVFIIPFLLLFSLGLWQLFRLNWKSNIIKNMDLPVIHLLPSDNLSKFNYRNVKIDGILSDIELYVFAGQRGYHVLSPMLLTTGHYILVNKGIVREKKEEKAKIEKVALSGVLYCDGSKNWFIKNDIASNTWFTLSTEEISNDLGIKLEKCILWQDNFGGKLTIQPIKHWEYAITWFALSFIWLIMCIFYYRQNRYKL comes from the coding sequence GTGTTAAGAAAAACAGTATTTGTTTTCATCATACCTTTTCTACTTCTTTTTTCACTAGGGTTATGGCAGTTATTTAGATTAAATTGGAAGAGTAATATTATCAAAAATATGGATCTTCCAGTTATTCATCTGCTGCCTAGTGATAATCTTTCAAAGTTTAACTACAGAAACGTTAAAATCGACGGAATTTTAAGTGATATAGAACTATATGTTTTCGCAGGTCAACGTGGCTATCATGTGCTGTCTCCTATGTTGCTTACCACTGGACATTACATATTAGTGAATAAAGGAATAGTTAGAGAAAAAAAAGAAGAAAAAGCAAAAATTGAAAAAGTAGCTTTGAGTGGAGTTTTATATTGTGATGGTAGCAAAAATTGGTTTATCAAAAATGATATTGCTTCAAATACGTGGTTTACCTTAAGTACAGAAGAAATCTCCAATGATCTAGGTATTAAGCTAGAAAAATGTATATTGTGGCAAGACAATTTTGGTGGAAAATTGACTATACAGCCAATTAAGCATTGGGAATATGCAATTACTTGGTTTGCACTTTCCTTTATTTGGCTAATTATGTGTATATTTTACTATAGGCAAAATAGATATAAGTTGTAG